One genomic region from Phycodurus eques isolate BA_2022a chromosome 16, UOR_Pequ_1.1, whole genome shotgun sequence encodes:
- the flii gene encoding protein flightless-1 homolog: protein MAATGVLPFIRGVDLSGNDFKGGYFPEHVKCMSSLRWLKLNRTGLCYLPEELSSLQKLEHLSVSHNSLTTLHGDLSSLPNLRAVVARANNLKNSGVPDDIFQLDDLSVLDLSYNQLTEVPRDLENSRNMLVLNLSHNGIDSIPNQLFINLTDLLYLDLSDNKLDSLPPQMRRLVHLQTLILNNNPLMHAQLRQLPAMVALQTLHLRNTQRTQSNMPTSLECLMNLADIDLSCNDLTRVPECLYSLGSLKRLNLSSNQISELSLCIDQWTQLETLNLSRNMLTSLPSAICKLSKLKKLYMNSNKLDFDGVPPGMGKLSNLTEFMAANNNLELIPEGLCRCGKLKKLVLNKNRLVTLPEAVHYLTDLEILDVRENPNLVMPPKPVDRGAEWYNIDFSLQNQLRLAGASPATLAAAGGGASPKDPLARKMRLRRRKDCSQDDQAKQVLKGMSDVAQEKKNLEEDGDLKYGDLKVRRWDKSLEKPQLDYSEFFMDAAGQVPGVSVWQIENFVPMQVDETFHGKFYEADCYIVLKTFLDDNGALTWQIYYWIGQEATLDKKAGSAIHAVNLRNFLGAECRTIREEMGDESEEFSEVFNNEISYIEGGTASGFYTVEDTHYPARLYRVYGKKNIQLESVPVKSCSLDPRYVFLLDTGLEIFIWRGANATLSGTTKARLFAEKINNNERKGKAEITTLRQNQEPPNFWEFLGGQPEEIKKHVPDDFTAIRTKLYKVGLGLGYLELPQINYKLSVEHKDHKIKLDTLPELRLLQSLLDTKCVYILDCWSDVFIWIGRKSPRLVRAAALKLGQEICSMLHRPKHASVTRNLEGTECQVFKSKFKNWDDVLKVDYTRAAETVQQNYNLQGKVKKDTEQKDQMKADLTALFLPRQPAMPLTEAEQLMEEWNEDLDGMEGFVLEGKKFARLPEEEFGHFFTQDCYVFLCRYWVPVEYEDDEKKEGEDKGRQDEEDKQPEEDFQCVVYFWQGRQASNMGWLTFTFSLQKKFESLFPGKLKVVRMTQQQENLKFLSHFKRKFIIHKGKRKQKTDSAQPSLYHVRTNGSALCTRTIQIGTDSSNLNSEFCFILKVPFESTDNQGIVYTWVGRAADPDEAKLAEDIMNSMFDDTYSKQVINEGEEPENFFWVGIGVQKPYDEDADYMKYARLFRCSNEKGYFSVSEKCSDFCQDDLADDDIMLLDNGQEVYMWVGTQTSQVEIKLSLKACQVYIQHMRSKDTQQPRKLRLVRKGNEPHCFTRCFHAWGAFKTPPA, encoded by the exons ATGGCTGCCACCGGAGTGCTTCCCTTTATACGGGGGGTAGACCTCAGTGGGAACGACTTTAAA GGAGGCTATTTCCCTGAGCATGTCAAATGCATGAGCAGCCTGCGATGGCTCAAATTGAACAGGACAGGACTTTGTTACCTCCCAGAGGAGCTCTCCTCTCTGCAGAAGCTG GAGCATCTTTCAGTGAGCCACAATAGTTTGACTACCTTACATGGGGACCTCTCCAGTTTGCCAAACCTGAGG GCTGTGGTTGCCCGTGCCAACAATCTAAAAAACTCAGGAGTCCCAGATGACATCTTTCAGCTTGATGACCTCTCTGTGCTG GACCTGAGCTACAACCAGCTGACTGAGGTCCCCAGAGACCTGGAGAACAGCAGGAACATGCTGGTGCTCAACCTGAGCCACAATGGCATCGACTCAATCCCCAACCAGCTGTTCATCAACCTGACAGACCTGCTGTATCTCGACTTGAGTGACAACAAGCTGGACAGCCTGCCACCCCAGATGAGACGTCTTGTTCATTTGCAGACTCTCATCCTCAACAACAACCCGCTGATGCATGCACAGTTGCG CCAGCTGCCTGCCATGGTGGCATTACAAACTCTCCACCTGAGGAACACCCAGAGAACACAGAGCAATATGCCCACAAGCTTGGAGTGTCTGATGAATTTAGcag ATATTGACCTGTCTTGTAATGACCTGACTCGGGTACCAGAGTGCCTCTATTCACTGGGCAGTTTGAAGAGACTCAACTTGAGTAGCAATCAGATATCTGAACTGTCGCTCTGCATCGACCAGTGGACCCAACTCGAAACACTGAACCTTAGCCGCAACATGCTCACCTCATTGCCT TCGGCTATCTGTAAACTGTCCAAATTGAAAAAGCTCTACATGAACTCCAACAAACTGGACTTTGACGGAGTTCCACCTGGCATGGGCAAATTATCCAATCTCACAGAGTTCATGGCGGCTAACAACAACCTGGAACTCATCCCTGAGGGACTCTGTAG GTGTGGCAAGCTGAAGAAGCTCGTCCTGAACAAAAACCGCCTTGTGACGCTGCCAGAGGCTGTCCATTACTTGACTGACTTGGAG ATACTGGATGTGCGCGAGAACCCCAACCTGGTCATGCCTCCGAAACCAGTTGATCGGGGTGCCGAGTGGTACAACATTGACTTCTCCCTGCAAAACCAGCTACGACTGGCTGGAGCCTCACCTGCCACTCTAGCCGCTGCTGGAggag GGGCCAGCCCCAAAGATCCCCTGGCGAGGAAAATGAGGCTAAGGAGGAGGAAAGATTGTTCCCAGGACGATCAGGCCAAGCAGGTGCTGAAGGGCATGAGTGATGTCGCACAAGAAAAGAAGAACCTGGAG GAAGATGGAGATTTGAAATATGGAGATTTAAAGGTCCGGCGCTGGGATAAGAGTCTGGAAAAGCCTCAACTGGACTACTCAGAGTTCTTTATGGATGCCGCAGGGCAG GTCCCAGGTGTGAGCGTGTGGCAGATAGAGAATTTTGTTCCCATGCAAGTAGATGAAACGTTCCATGGGAAATTTTACGAGGCCGACTGCTACATTGTCCTCAAG ACGTTTTTGGATGACAATGGTGCGTTGACCTGGCAGATCTACTACTGGATTGGCCAGGAAGCCACGCTCGACAAAAAGGCTGGCTCCGCCATCCATGCTGTCAACCTCAGGAATTTCCTTGGAGCGGAGTGCAGGACAATAAGGGAAGAGATGGGAGATGAGAGCGAGGAGTTCAGTGAA GTGTTTAACAATGAGATCTCGTACATCGAGGGAGGCACTGCCAGTGGATTCTACACGGTGGAGGATACACACTATCCTGCCAG GCTATACAGAGTTTatggaaagaaaaacatccaactCGAGTCTGTACCTGTGAAGTCTTGCTCTCTTGATCCACG CTATGTGTTCTTATTAGACACTGGACTGGAAATCTTTATCTGGAGAGGAGCCAACGCTACGCTGAGTGGCACCACAAAGGCCAG GTTATTTGCAGAGAAGATCAATAATAACGAGCGTAAGGGGAAGGCAGAGATCACAACTCTAAGGCAGAACCAAGAGCCTCCAAATTTCTGGGAGTTTCTGGGAGGACAACCGGAGGAGATCAAGAAACACGTTCCAGATGACTTCACAGCCATCAGAACCAAACTATACAAG GTGGGTTTGGGTCTTGGCTACCTCGAGCTTCCACAGATTAACTACAAGCTGTCTGTTGAGCATAAAGACCACAAGATCAAACTGGACACACTGCCAGAGCTCAGACTG CTGCAGTCGTTGCTGGACACCAAGTGCGTGTACATTCTGGACTGCTGGTCTGACGTGTTCATCTGGATCGGGAGGAAGTCTCCCCGACTCGTCCGAGCTGCAGCCTTGAAACTGGGTCAGGAGATTTGCTCCATGTTACACCGGCCCAAACACGCAAGTGTCACCCGAAACCTTGAGGGCACCGAATGCCAG GTGTTTAAGTCCAAGTTCAAGAACTGGGACGACGTTCTGAAGGTGGACTACACCAGAGCTGCGGAGACGGTGCAACAGAATTATAACCTACAGGGAAAG GTGAAAAAAGACACCGAGCAGAAGGACCAGATGAAAGCCGACCTCACAGCACTTTTCCTTCCTAGGCAACCGGCCATGCCTCTCACAGAG GCAGAGCAGCTGATGGAAGAGTGGAACGAGGACCTGGATGGCATGGAAGGATTTGTGCTGGAGGGCAAAAAGTTTGCTCGTCTTCCAGAGGAGGAGTTTGGTCACTTTTTCACTCAGGATTGCTACGTCTTCCtctgcag ATACTGGGTGCCTGTGGAGTACGAGGACGACGAGAAGAAAGAAGGCGAAGACAAAGGCAGACAGGATGAGGAGGACAAACAGCCGGAGGAAGACTTCCAGTGCGTAGTGTACTTCTGGCAGGGCCGACAAGCCTCCAACATGGGCTGGCTCACCTTCACCTTCTCTCTGCAGAAGAAGTTTGAGAGCCTCTTCCCGGGAAAACTTAAG GTGGTCCGTATGACCCAGCAGCAGGAGAACCTCAAGTTCTTGTCCCATTTCAAAAGGAAGTTCATCATCCACAAAGGGAAGAGGAAACAGAAGACTGACTCAGCACAGCCCTCCCTCTACCACGTCCGCACCAACGGGAGTGCACTTTGCACCAG AACCATCCAGATCGGAACAGACTCCAGCAATCTCAACTCTGAGTTCTGCTTCATTCTCAAA GTCCCCTTCGAGAGCACAGACAACCAGGGCATCGTTTACACTTGGGTGGGCCGAGCCGCCGACCCGGACGAGGCTAAGCTGGCCGAAGACATCATGAACAGCATGTTTGATGACACCTACAGCAAACAG GTGATCAACGAGGGGGAGGAACCAGAGAATTTCTTCTGGGTCGGCATCGGTGTTCAGAAGCCGTACGACGAGGATGCGGATTACATGAAATATGCTCGTCTCTTCAG GTGTTCCAATGAGAAGGGTTATTTCTCAGTGTCGGAGAAGTGCTCTGACTTCTGCCAAGACGACTTGGCTGACGACGACATCATGTTGCTGGATAACGGCCAAGAG GTGTACATGTGGGTCGGTACTCAGACGAGCCAGGTGGAGATCAAACTGAGTCTCAAAGCCTGTCAG GTGTACATCCAGCACATGCGTTCCAAAGACACCCAGCAACCCAGAAAACTGCGACTAGTGCGCAAGGGAAACGAGCCGCACTGCTTCACACGCTGCTTCCATGCCTGGGGGGCTTTCAAAACTCCCCCAGCGTAA
- the llgl1 gene encoding lethal(2) giant larvae protein homolog 1 isoform X1: MMKFRFRRQGTDPQREKIKQELFAFNKTVEHGFPHQPSALAYDPELQLMAIGTKAGAVKVYGAPGVEFTGLHKDTTAVIQIHFLQGQGRLLSLLDDNTIHLWELTTTAPRQVGGVRRECVVILQELGSYSLPGRPGIESCSTTRVTVLLLLRSCDLLCIGTEGGGVFFLDLPNLTLKDSQTLLQDRVTQSLPEDYRCGKSLGPVESLQEHPRQAGQILIGYSRGLVVLWDVSSRQIHQFFLGKQQLESLVWECSGNLFVSSHSDGGYSVWTVADGNANNQQPVSSTIPYGPFPCKAINKILWRTTETGSPVLLYSGGMPRASYGDRHCLTIQQDKDHVTLDFTSRVIDFFTVHNVEQQKEFDDPSALVVLLEEELVVIDLQTPGWPSMPTPYLAPLHSSAITCSCHITSVPPKLWERLVNAGKAQQGHGHTPRSWPICGGENLAPPPKQQELLLTGHEDGTVRFWDASGIALTPLYKLSTANVFHTDCDPCDEPQDPSDDPDMQQQEEEWPPFRKVGCFDPYSDDPRLGIQKISLCKYSNKLLVAGTAGQVIVLGLSDECSDHTVDVSVVDLLQDREGFTWKGHDRLEPRLKPAPFPAGFQPQVLVQCMPPASVTAVALHAEWNLIAFGTSHGFGLFDYHRRNAVLARCTLHPNDSLAMEGPLSRVKSLKKSLRQSFRRIRKSRVSGKKRTITAPTSKVQEANAALAEHEEMAPIQRRIEPRSADDSLSGVVRCLCFADTFLRDGTHHGPTLWAGTNSGSVYAYALEVPGVGSGRGSERGVAGETAACVEAVLGKEIQLMHRAPVVSICVLDGRAKPLPDPYEASQDLASAPDMSNPHSVLIASEEQLKVFSLPKVSAKTKFKLTAHEGCRVRKVALVSFSSTAQEDYSEHTLVCLTNMGDMHLFNIPGLRPQVRYDCIRKEDISGIASCVFTRNGQGFYLISPSEYERFSLSAKVFTEPLCSVTLARLSQPTLASDGTTALPQANGTHKNQMGQAEGRAEEPPSSLSSPVSDTPLDSPLSCADTTLESTGELTVEDVRDFLTTVDEEENNLKNIQEEEGRPAGILIN, from the exons TTATGGGGCGCCTGGTGTGGAGTTCACAGGACTACACAAGGACACTACCGCTGTTATACAAATCCACTTCCTGCAAGGACAG GGCCGCCTGTTGTCACTTCTAGATGACAATACCATTCACTTGTGGGAGCTGACTACCACAGCCCCCAGGCAGGTAGGAGGGGTTAGGAGAGAGTGTGTGGTCATTCTACAGGAATTGGGCAGCTACAGCCTTCCAGGAAGACCAGGCATTGAGAGCTGCAG TACCACACGAGTGACTGTTCTCCTCCTGCTGAGGTCATGTGACCTGCTCTGCATAGGAACAGAGGGAGGGGGCGTGTTCTTCCTGGATTTGCCCAATCTGACACTTAAAGACAGCCAAACATTGCTCCAGGATCGAGTCACACAGAG CCTGCCAGAAGACTACAGATGTGGGAAATCATTAGGGCCTGTGGAATCGCTCCAGGAGCACCCTCGGCAAGCAGGGCAGATTCTAATTGGCTACAGCCGAGGCCTGGTGGTCTTGTGGGATGTGAGCAGCCGTCAGATACACCAGTTCTTCCTTGGCAAGCAG CAGCTGGAGAGCCTGGTGTGGGAATGTTCGGGAAACTTATTTGTCAGTTCCCATAGCGATGGTGGCTACTCGGTGTGGACTGTTGCCGACGGCAACGCCAACAATCAGCAGCCGGTGTCCTCTACCATCCCATATG GTCCTTTTCCCTGCAAAGCTATCAACAAAATCTTATGGAGGACAACAGAGACGGG CTCACCAGTGTTGTTGTACAGTGGAGGGATGCCCAGAGCCAGTTATGGCGACCGGCACTGTCTGACCATTCAGCAGGACAAAGACCACGTCACCCTGGACTTCACTTCCAGGGTCATTGACTTCTTTACAGTCCACAATGTTGAGCAACAGAAAG AATTTGATGACCCATCAGCACTGGTGGTCTTGCTAGAAGAGGAGCTGGTTGTGATTGACCTCCAGACTCCTGGTTGGCCCTCTATGCCCACTCCGTACCTGGCTCCTCTCCACTCCTCAGCCATCACATGCTCGTGCCACATAACCAGCGTTCCTCCCAAACTCTGGGAAAGGCTGGTCAACGCTGGCAAAGCGCAGCAGGGCCACGGACACACACCCAGG AGCTGGCCCATATGTGGAGGGGAAAACCTGGCCCCTCCCCCTAAACAACAAGAGCTGCTTTTGACAGG ACATGAGGATGGCACCGTGCGTTTCTGGGACGCGTCCGGGATTGCTCTCACACCGCTGTATAAACTGAGCACGGCCAACGTCTTCCACACAGATTGCGACCCCTGCGACGAGCCTCAGGACCCTAGTGATGACCCAGACATGCAGCAGCAAGAGGAGGAATGGCCTCCCTTCAGGAAG GTGGGCTGTTTTGATCCTTACAGTGACGACCCCCGTCTGGGCATCCAGAAGATCAGCCTATGCAAGTATAGCAACAAGTTGCTGGTGGCAGGCACAGCTGGGCAG GTGATCGTGTTGGGTCTGAGCGACGAGTGCTCGGACCACACAGTGGACGTCTCCGTGGTGGATCTGCTGCAGGACAGGGAGGGCTTCACGTGGAAAGGCCACGACCGACTGGAGCCGCGCCTCAAACCCGCTCCTTTCCCAGCAGGCTTTCAGCCGCAGGTGCTGGTGCAGTGCATGCCGCCAGCCTCGGTCACAGCTGTGGCGCTGCACGCCGAGTGGAACCTCATTGCTTTCGGGACCAGTCATGGCTTTGGCCTCTTTGACTACCACAGGAGAAATGCCGTCTTGGCGAG ATGCACCTTACACCCTAATGACTCCCTGGCTATGGAGGGTCCTCTGTCAAGAGTCAAGTCCTTGAAAAAGTCCTTAAGGCAGAGCTTCAGACGTATCCGCAAGAGTCGAGTGTCTGGGAAGAAACGCACCATCACCGCACCCACCAGCAAG GTCCAAGAGGCCAACGCTGCCCTTGCTGAGCATGAGGAAATGGCTCCCATCCAGCGAAGGATTGAACCTCGATCAGCAGACGACTCGTTGTCGGGAGTTGTTCGATGTCTTTGCTTTGCCGACACCTTTCTGCGTGATG GCACACACCACGGACCCACGCTGTGGGCAGGCACCAACTCAGGCAGCGTGTACGCCTACGCTCTGGAGGTACCCGGCGTGGGCTCGGGACGCGGTTCCGAGCGGGGGGTCGCGGGTGAGACCGCCGCTTGTGTGGAGGCAGTGTTGGGCAAAGAGATACAGCTGATGCACAGAGCACCCGTGGTGTCCATCTGCGTGCTGGATGGACGCGCCAAACCTCTACCTGACCCTTATGAAGCCTCACAGGACCTCGCCAGCGCTCCCGATATGTCCAATCCTCACTCTGTGCTCATCGCCTCAGAGGAACAACTCAAG GTGTTCTCTCTCCCTAAAGTAAGCGCCAAGACGAAGTTCAAGCTCACGGCTCACGAGGGCTGCCGGGTGAGGAAGGTTGCCCTGGTGAGCTTCAGCTCCACGGCTCAGGAAGACTACAGCGAGCACACGCTGGTGTGTCTCACCAACATGGGCGACATGCACCTCTTCAACATACCTGGCCTCAGACCACAG GTGCGTTATGACTGCATCCGTAAAGAGGACATCAGTGGAATTGCATCATGTGTCTTCACAAGAAATGGACAAG GATTCTACTTGATCTCCCCCTCAGAATATGAGAGGTTCTCCTTGTCTGCGAAGGTCTTCACTGAACCACTCTGTTCTGTCACACTGGCGCGACTCTCACAACCCACACTGGCCAG CGATGGCACGACGGCGCTGCCGCAGGCCAACGGAACACACAAGAATCAGATGGGACAGGCTGAAG GACGAGCTGAGGAGCCCCCCAGCTCCCTGTCCTCTCCCGTCTCAGACACGCCCCTGGACTCCCCTCTTAGCTGTGCTGACACCACTCTAGAATCGACCGGGGAGCTCACTGTGGAAGACGTCAGAGACTTCCTCAC CACCGTGGACGAGGAGGAGAACAACCTGAAAAACATCCAAGAGGAGGAAGGACGCCCTGCTGGCATCCTCATCAATTAA
- the llgl1 gene encoding lethal(2) giant larvae protein homolog 1 isoform X2, with protein sequence MMKFRFRRQGTDPQREKIKQELFAFNKTVEHGFPHQPSALAYDPELQLMAIGTKAGAVKVYGAPGVEFTGLHKDTTAVIQIHFLQGQGRLLSLLDDNTIHLWELTTTAPRQVGGVRRECVVILQELGSYSLPGRPGIESCSTTRVTVLLLLRSCDLLCIGTEGGGVFFLDLPNLTLKDSQTLLQDRVTQSLPEDYRCGKSLGPVESLQEHPRQAGQILIGYSRGLVVLWDVSSRQIHQFFLGKQLESLVWECSGNLFVSSHSDGGYSVWTVADGNANNQQPVSSTIPYGPFPCKAINKILWRTTETGSPVLLYSGGMPRASYGDRHCLTIQQDKDHVTLDFTSRVIDFFTVHNVEQQKEFDDPSALVVLLEEELVVIDLQTPGWPSMPTPYLAPLHSSAITCSCHITSVPPKLWERLVNAGKAQQGHGHTPRSWPICGGENLAPPPKQQELLLTGHEDGTVRFWDASGIALTPLYKLSTANVFHTDCDPCDEPQDPSDDPDMQQQEEEWPPFRKVGCFDPYSDDPRLGIQKISLCKYSNKLLVAGTAGQVIVLGLSDECSDHTVDVSVVDLLQDREGFTWKGHDRLEPRLKPAPFPAGFQPQVLVQCMPPASVTAVALHAEWNLIAFGTSHGFGLFDYHRRNAVLARCTLHPNDSLAMEGPLSRVKSLKKSLRQSFRRIRKSRVSGKKRTITAPTSKVQEANAALAEHEEMAPIQRRIEPRSADDSLSGVVRCLCFADTFLRDGTHHGPTLWAGTNSGSVYAYALEVPGVGSGRGSERGVAGETAACVEAVLGKEIQLMHRAPVVSICVLDGRAKPLPDPYEASQDLASAPDMSNPHSVLIASEEQLKVFSLPKVSAKTKFKLTAHEGCRVRKVALVSFSSTAQEDYSEHTLVCLTNMGDMHLFNIPGLRPQVRYDCIRKEDISGIASCVFTRNGQGFYLISPSEYERFSLSAKVFTEPLCSVTLARLSQPTLASDGTTALPQANGTHKNQMGQAEGRAEEPPSSLSSPVSDTPLDSPLSCADTTLESTGELTVEDVRDFLTTVDEEENNLKNIQEEEGRPAGILIN encoded by the exons TTATGGGGCGCCTGGTGTGGAGTTCACAGGACTACACAAGGACACTACCGCTGTTATACAAATCCACTTCCTGCAAGGACAG GGCCGCCTGTTGTCACTTCTAGATGACAATACCATTCACTTGTGGGAGCTGACTACCACAGCCCCCAGGCAGGTAGGAGGGGTTAGGAGAGAGTGTGTGGTCATTCTACAGGAATTGGGCAGCTACAGCCTTCCAGGAAGACCAGGCATTGAGAGCTGCAG TACCACACGAGTGACTGTTCTCCTCCTGCTGAGGTCATGTGACCTGCTCTGCATAGGAACAGAGGGAGGGGGCGTGTTCTTCCTGGATTTGCCCAATCTGACACTTAAAGACAGCCAAACATTGCTCCAGGATCGAGTCACACAGAG CCTGCCAGAAGACTACAGATGTGGGAAATCATTAGGGCCTGTGGAATCGCTCCAGGAGCACCCTCGGCAAGCAGGGCAGATTCTAATTGGCTACAGCCGAGGCCTGGTGGTCTTGTGGGATGTGAGCAGCCGTCAGATACACCAGTTCTTCCTTGGCAAGCAG CTGGAGAGCCTGGTGTGGGAATGTTCGGGAAACTTATTTGTCAGTTCCCATAGCGATGGTGGCTACTCGGTGTGGACTGTTGCCGACGGCAACGCCAACAATCAGCAGCCGGTGTCCTCTACCATCCCATATG GTCCTTTTCCCTGCAAAGCTATCAACAAAATCTTATGGAGGACAACAGAGACGGG CTCACCAGTGTTGTTGTACAGTGGAGGGATGCCCAGAGCCAGTTATGGCGACCGGCACTGTCTGACCATTCAGCAGGACAAAGACCACGTCACCCTGGACTTCACTTCCAGGGTCATTGACTTCTTTACAGTCCACAATGTTGAGCAACAGAAAG AATTTGATGACCCATCAGCACTGGTGGTCTTGCTAGAAGAGGAGCTGGTTGTGATTGACCTCCAGACTCCTGGTTGGCCCTCTATGCCCACTCCGTACCTGGCTCCTCTCCACTCCTCAGCCATCACATGCTCGTGCCACATAACCAGCGTTCCTCCCAAACTCTGGGAAAGGCTGGTCAACGCTGGCAAAGCGCAGCAGGGCCACGGACACACACCCAGG AGCTGGCCCATATGTGGAGGGGAAAACCTGGCCCCTCCCCCTAAACAACAAGAGCTGCTTTTGACAGG ACATGAGGATGGCACCGTGCGTTTCTGGGACGCGTCCGGGATTGCTCTCACACCGCTGTATAAACTGAGCACGGCCAACGTCTTCCACACAGATTGCGACCCCTGCGACGAGCCTCAGGACCCTAGTGATGACCCAGACATGCAGCAGCAAGAGGAGGAATGGCCTCCCTTCAGGAAG GTGGGCTGTTTTGATCCTTACAGTGACGACCCCCGTCTGGGCATCCAGAAGATCAGCCTATGCAAGTATAGCAACAAGTTGCTGGTGGCAGGCACAGCTGGGCAG GTGATCGTGTTGGGTCTGAGCGACGAGTGCTCGGACCACACAGTGGACGTCTCCGTGGTGGATCTGCTGCAGGACAGGGAGGGCTTCACGTGGAAAGGCCACGACCGACTGGAGCCGCGCCTCAAACCCGCTCCTTTCCCAGCAGGCTTTCAGCCGCAGGTGCTGGTGCAGTGCATGCCGCCAGCCTCGGTCACAGCTGTGGCGCTGCACGCCGAGTGGAACCTCATTGCTTTCGGGACCAGTCATGGCTTTGGCCTCTTTGACTACCACAGGAGAAATGCCGTCTTGGCGAG ATGCACCTTACACCCTAATGACTCCCTGGCTATGGAGGGTCCTCTGTCAAGAGTCAAGTCCTTGAAAAAGTCCTTAAGGCAGAGCTTCAGACGTATCCGCAAGAGTCGAGTGTCTGGGAAGAAACGCACCATCACCGCACCCACCAGCAAG GTCCAAGAGGCCAACGCTGCCCTTGCTGAGCATGAGGAAATGGCTCCCATCCAGCGAAGGATTGAACCTCGATCAGCAGACGACTCGTTGTCGGGAGTTGTTCGATGTCTTTGCTTTGCCGACACCTTTCTGCGTGATG GCACACACCACGGACCCACGCTGTGGGCAGGCACCAACTCAGGCAGCGTGTACGCCTACGCTCTGGAGGTACCCGGCGTGGGCTCGGGACGCGGTTCCGAGCGGGGGGTCGCGGGTGAGACCGCCGCTTGTGTGGAGGCAGTGTTGGGCAAAGAGATACAGCTGATGCACAGAGCACCCGTGGTGTCCATCTGCGTGCTGGATGGACGCGCCAAACCTCTACCTGACCCTTATGAAGCCTCACAGGACCTCGCCAGCGCTCCCGATATGTCCAATCCTCACTCTGTGCTCATCGCCTCAGAGGAACAACTCAAG GTGTTCTCTCTCCCTAAAGTAAGCGCCAAGACGAAGTTCAAGCTCACGGCTCACGAGGGCTGCCGGGTGAGGAAGGTTGCCCTGGTGAGCTTCAGCTCCACGGCTCAGGAAGACTACAGCGAGCACACGCTGGTGTGTCTCACCAACATGGGCGACATGCACCTCTTCAACATACCTGGCCTCAGACCACAG GTGCGTTATGACTGCATCCGTAAAGAGGACATCAGTGGAATTGCATCATGTGTCTTCACAAGAAATGGACAAG GATTCTACTTGATCTCCCCCTCAGAATATGAGAGGTTCTCCTTGTCTGCGAAGGTCTTCACTGAACCACTCTGTTCTGTCACACTGGCGCGACTCTCACAACCCACACTGGCCAG CGATGGCACGACGGCGCTGCCGCAGGCCAACGGAACACACAAGAATCAGATGGGACAGGCTGAAG GACGAGCTGAGGAGCCCCCCAGCTCCCTGTCCTCTCCCGTCTCAGACACGCCCCTGGACTCCCCTCTTAGCTGTGCTGACACCACTCTAGAATCGACCGGGGAGCTCACTGTGGAAGACGTCAGAGACTTCCTCAC CACCGTGGACGAGGAGGAGAACAACCTGAAAAACATCCAAGAGGAGGAAGGACGCCCTGCTGGCATCCTCATCAATTAA